Proteins from a single region of Fusobacterium gonidiaformans ATCC 25563:
- a CDS encoding efflux RND transporter permease subunit, whose product MVEYFLKNRIVTLVLTLLILLGGILSYFKLGKLEDPEFKVKEALVVTLYPGASPHQVELEVTDKLEQKIREMPHVEYIDSTSKAGYSEIRVKIEESIPSEEVEQYWDILRKKVADSKLYLPSTAISPIVLDDYGDVYGMFFAITSEGYSKEELNRYSKYIKRELESIQGVSKAVLYGKADSVVEIVIDRSKMANLGINEKMIYTAMLQQNIPTPAHNIEQGTRYLRFQLHSNFQSIEDIENLVIFSKPDLLKMLTGAGGDTLFLKDIAEIKKSSSNPSSNMMRFCGKMSIGLQLSPESGTNVVKTGEKIDKRLEEISSSLPIGIEVHKIYYQPELVSNAISQFVYNLIASVAVVIGVLLFTMGMRSGLIIGSGLVLSILGTFIYMLFVKMDLQRVSLGAFIIAMGMLVDNSIVIVDGTLNALENKMERYEAVTLPTKKIALPLFGATFVAIAAFLPMYLMKSSIGEYISSLFWVIAISLGLSWIFSMTQTPLLCYLYLNDLGQQKVSKKRRKFYWILRKWMNKILHFRKVSLLILLGSFCFIILLSFGISTSFFPNSDKKGFVLNIWTPEGSSLEYTNQVSKILEKEISKKKEVKNYTTFVGASPSRYYVATIPELPTTSLAQIIVNVDKLSTIEDLEKSLTNFTWENLPDVQIQVKRYANGIPTKYPLQLRITGSDPKILRDLARKVEKELYEIPGAKNVNVDWKEKVLTMVPNLDEQKERKHAVSTFDIASALNRLGNGNQVGVFHEGVEDLPIVIREKSGGQQVNSNNLEQLPIFGVGMQSLPLGEFIKGTDLVWEDPMILRHNGKRAIQVQADVETGIQVEKIRSILAEKIKDISLPEGYSLEWNGEYYEQNKNIAKVLSYVPIQFMIMFVACLLLFATLTDPFIIFVVLPLSLIGIVPGLLLTGRSFGFMAIIGMVSLSGMMIKNSIVLLDEIRYQKLHTDKTEFDAVVDASLSRVRAVSLAAGTTIFGMFPLMFDPLYGEMAITIIFGLAASTILTLFVVPLLYVSIHKIYKNKK is encoded by the coding sequence ATGGTAGAATATTTTTTAAAAAATCGTATTGTAACTCTTGTTTTAACTTTATTGATACTATTAGGAGGTATCTTATCTTATTTTAAACTTGGGAAATTAGAAGATCCTGAATTTAAAGTAAAAGAGGCTCTCGTTGTTACTTTATATCCCGGAGCAAGTCCACATCAGGTAGAGTTAGAAGTCACAGATAAATTAGAACAAAAAATACGAGAAATGCCTCATGTGGAATATATTGATTCTACATCAAAAGCAGGATATTCTGAAATTCGAGTAAAAATAGAAGAATCTATTCCTTCCGAAGAAGTAGAGCAATATTGGGATATATTAAGAAAAAAAGTAGCAGACAGTAAACTTTATTTGCCAAGTACAGCAATTTCTCCTATTGTCTTAGATGATTATGGGGATGTTTATGGAATGTTTTTTGCAATTACAAGTGAAGGATATAGCAAAGAAGAACTAAATCGTTATAGCAAATATATTAAAAGAGAATTGGAGTCTATTCAAGGCGTTTCCAAAGCAGTTCTTTATGGAAAAGCGGACTCTGTGGTTGAAATTGTCATTGATCGTTCCAAGATGGCAAATTTAGGTATTAATGAAAAAATGATTTATACTGCGATGTTACAACAAAATATTCCAACTCCGGCTCATAATATTGAGCAAGGAACTAGATATTTACGTTTTCAATTACATTCAAATTTTCAAAGCATAGAAGATATTGAAAATTTAGTGATTTTTTCAAAACCGGATCTTTTAAAGATGTTGACAGGAGCGGGAGGAGACACTCTATTTTTAAAAGATATAGCAGAAATAAAAAAATCTTCTTCAAATCCATCTAGCAATATGATGCGTTTTTGTGGTAAAATGTCCATAGGTTTACAACTTTCCCCGGAAAGTGGAACGAACGTTGTAAAAACAGGGGAAAAAATAGATAAGCGTTTGGAAGAAATTTCTTCCAGCTTGCCAATAGGGATTGAAGTACATAAGATCTATTATCAGCCGGAATTGGTTTCCAATGCAATTTCACAGTTTGTTTATAATTTAATTGCATCTGTGGCTGTGGTCATTGGGGTTTTGTTATTTACCATGGGAATGAGAAGTGGACTTATTATTGGAAGTGGCTTAGTGCTTTCAATATTAGGTACTTTTATTTATATGCTTTTTGTAAAAATGGATTTACAAAGAGTATCTCTAGGTGCTTTTATTATTGCTATGGGAATGTTGGTAGATAATTCTATCGTTATCGTAGATGGAACTTTAAATGCTTTAGAAAACAAGATGGAACGCTACGAGGCAGTTACCTTACCTACCAAAAAAATAGCATTACCGCTATTTGGGGCTACTTTTGTAGCCATTGCTGCTTTTCTTCCAATGTATTTAATGAAATCTAGTATTGGAGAATATATTTCAAGTTTATTTTGGGTGATTGCAATCTCTCTTGGATTAAGTTGGATTTTTTCTATGACACAAACTCCACTCTTATGTTATCTTTATTTAAACGATCTGGGACAGCAAAAAGTAAGTAAGAAAAGAAGAAAGTTTTATTGGATTTTACGAAAATGGATGAATAAAATATTGCATTTTAGGAAGGTTTCTCTTCTTATCTTATTGGGAAGCTTTTGCTTCATTATTCTTCTTTCTTTTGGGATTTCAACATCTTTTTTCCCAAATTCTGATAAAAAAGGTTTTGTTTTAAATATTTGGACTCCGGAAGGAAGTAGTTTGGAATATACAAATCAAGTATCTAAGATATTGGAAAAAGAAATTTCTAAAAAGAAAGAAGTGAAAAATTATACGACTTTTGTAGGTGCTTCTCCTTCTCGATATTATGTAGCAACGATTCCTGAATTACCGACAACCTCTTTAGCACAAATCATTGTGAATGTAGATAAGTTATCGACAATTGAAGATTTAGAAAAATCTTTGACAAATTTTACTTGGGAAAATTTGCCAGACGTACAAATTCAAGTGAAACGTTATGCCAATGGAATTCCGACAAAGTACCCATTGCAACTTAGAATTACAGGCTCAGATCCAAAAATATTACGAGATTTAGCAAGAAAAGTAGAAAAAGAGCTCTATGAAATTCCGGGGGCTAAAAATGTCAATGTCGATTGGAAAGAAAAAGTGTTAACCATGGTTCCAAATTTAGATGAGCAAAAAGAGAGAAAACATGCTGTGAGTACCTTTGATATTGCTTCTGCCTTAAATCGTCTAGGAAATGGAAATCAAGTTGGAGTTTTTCATGAAGGGGTAGAAGATTTACCTATTGTAATTCGAGAAAAATCGGGCGGGCAACAAGTAAATAGTAATAATTTAGAACAACTTCCTATTTTTGGAGTTGGAATGCAATCTCTTCCTTTGGGAGAGTTTATCAAAGGAACGGATCTTGTTTGGGAAGATCCTATGATACTTCGCCATAATGGAAAAAGGGCGATTCAAGTACAAGCAGATGTAGAAACGGGCATACAGGTAGAAAAAATTCGTTCTATCTTAGCAGAAAAAATAAAGGATATTTCACTTCCGGAAGGGTATTCTCTAGAGTGGAATGGAGAATATTATGAACAAAATAAAAATATTGCGAAGGTATTGTCTTATGTACCTATTCAATTTATGATTATGTTTGTAGCTTGTTTGTTATTATTTGCTACACTAACAGATCCTTTTATTATTTTCGTAGTTTTACCACTTTCTTTAATAGGAATTGTTCCTGGACTATTACTTACAGGACGCTCTTTTGGTTTTATGGCTATTATTGGAATGGTAAGCCTATCGGGAATGATGATTAAAAATTCAATTGTATTATTAGATGAAATACGTTATCAAAAATTGCATACGGATAAAACAGAATTTGATGCTGTGGTGGATGCTTCTTTAAGTAGGGTTCGGGCAGTTTCTTTGGCGGCAGGGACTACTATTTTTGGAATGTTTCCGTTGATGTTTGATCCACTATATGGAGAAATGGCAATTACTATTATTTTTGGTTTAGCAGCTTCTACCATATTGACTCTTTTCGTCGTACCATTGTTATATGTAAGTATACATAAAATTTATAAAAATAAAAAGTGA
- a CDS encoding efflux RND transporter periplasmic adaptor subunit, whose product MNKKWICIFMISFLLIACEKNEEKEKIRPVKIQEIGVNLSQEILSEYPSSIQAKQEAMLSFQVPGKIEKILVSLGDRVKKGQVLAKLEEQDYHLNLEANAQKYEASKAVAENAGLQFERVKTLYQNNAIPKKDYDMALAQYKSAIAAEKANQAGLSHAANEVYYGDLIAPYDGIVSKKMTEAGMVVAAGTPILSISSEDVSELTIQVPAKELEKIKEAQRYYFIVEEDKSKTYPLTLKTISFTPDMTKSTYPIVFQLERDNIKNLYAGMSGTVVVALKKEENSKILLPISAIFEENGSFVYLYGKENKAEKREVKLGDLQGNGEIQIISGLKTGDKVIIAGVSSIHEGQVIKALPPTTDTNVGNLL is encoded by the coding sequence ATGAATAAAAAATGGATATGTATTTTTATGATATCTTTTCTTCTTATAGCTTGTGAAAAAAATGAAGAAAAAGAAAAAATAAGACCTGTAAAAATTCAAGAAATTGGAGTCAATCTTTCACAGGAGATTCTTTCAGAATATCCCAGCTCCATTCAAGCAAAGCAAGAAGCTATGCTTTCTTTTCAAGTCCCTGGAAAAATTGAAAAGATTTTAGTCAGTCTTGGAGACAGAGTAAAAAAAGGACAAGTCTTAGCAAAACTAGAAGAACAGGATTATCATTTGAATCTAGAAGCTAATGCACAAAAGTATGAAGCAAGTAAGGCAGTGGCAGAGAATGCTGGACTACAATTTGAAAGAGTAAAAACCCTATATCAAAATAATGCAATTCCCAAAAAAGATTATGATATGGCACTTGCTCAGTATAAGTCTGCTATCGCAGCAGAAAAGGCAAATCAAGCGGGACTTTCTCATGCAGCGAATGAAGTTTATTATGGAGATTTAATTGCTCCCTATGATGGAATTGTATCTAAAAAAATGACAGAAGCAGGAATGGTGGTTGCCGCAGGAACTCCTATTCTTAGTATCAGCTCTGAAGATGTTTCTGAACTTACAATTCAAGTTCCTGCAAAAGAGCTAGAAAAAATTAAAGAAGCTCAAAGATATTATTTTATCGTCGAAGAAGATAAGTCTAAAACTTATCCGCTTACGTTAAAGACGATTTCTTTTACACCGGATATGACAAAATCAACTTACCCTATTGTGTTTCAATTAGAAAGAGACAATATAAAAAACTTGTATGCTGGAATGAGTGGAACAGTAGTTGTTGCTCTTAAGAAAGAAGAAAATTCGAAGATACTTCTTCCTATTTCCGCTATTTTTGAGGAAAATGGTTCTTTTGTTTATTTATACGGGAAAGAGAATAAAGCAGAGAAAAGAGAAGTGAAATTAGGCGATTTACAAGGAAATGGAGAGATTCAAATTATATCCGGCTTAAAAACAGGGGACAAGGTTATCATAGCCGGTGTATCGAGTATTCATGAAGGACAAGTCATTAAGGCTCTTCCTCCAACAACAGATACGAATGTTGGAAATTTATTATAA
- a CDS encoding TolC family protein: MKRKWNLFFCLLFLTSCSSVNKEASENSLLQELQNKEKETQEILKEQKLSLEEAIRLAKERNLELKMKELEKEIASIDKRIAFGNFLPKISAFYTRSFWEEPLSAQIDLPSSLGKFPMIGPLLPKEIHGRLLDQNYSVYGMQASMPIFAPATWFLYSARKKGEDIHSLVFDLTEKMITVKVIQQYYWILALKSEEKQLQASLQSAEQLLHNTKIALETQSILDWQYQKAEVYYKQKKLALEENRRDLKIANMNLLLTLNLSPFSEIYLEDANLSTKKPLLNYEEVVYQSLLHSQALEIQNKMIEVEKEKVKISLSRFLPIVGLQGFYGEHSFSLLTSPHYLFGILGGVFSVFNGFQDISAYQKAKIEQQKAIIKREQLMLQTIAETTNVYQKLQSSLEEQEIAQGNLKAENGKFYQKEMEKKVGMIDELSYLQALQSYEEARSLNAKAEYQSAVLQEILDMLMEQGRFVKIREGEKNE; encoded by the coding sequence ATGAAGAGAAAATGGAATCTATTTTTTTGTCTTCTTTTTCTAACTTCTTGTTCTTCTGTTAACAAAGAAGCTTCCGAAAATTCTTTGCTACAAGAGCTACAAAATAAGGAAAAAGAAACACAAGAAATCTTGAAAGAACAAAAGCTTTCTTTAGAAGAAGCGATTCGCTTAGCAAAAGAAAGAAACCTTGAACTGAAAATGAAAGAGTTGGAGAAAGAAATTGCTAGTATTGATAAAAGAATTGCTTTTGGAAATTTTTTACCTAAAATTTCTGCTTTCTATACTCGAAGTTTTTGGGAAGAACCTTTGTCTGCTCAAATCGATTTACCTTCTTCTCTTGGGAAATTTCCTATGATTGGGCCATTATTACCAAAAGAAATTCATGGACGTTTATTAGATCAAAATTATAGTGTATATGGAATGCAAGCAAGTATGCCTATTTTTGCTCCGGCTACCTGGTTTCTATATTCTGCTCGGAAAAAAGGGGAGGATATTCATAGTTTAGTGTTTGACTTGACAGAAAAAATGATTACAGTTAAGGTAATTCAGCAATATTATTGGATTTTGGCATTAAAATCCGAAGAAAAACAATTACAAGCTTCTCTACAAAGTGCAGAACAATTGTTACATAATACAAAAATAGCCTTAGAGACCCAAAGTATTTTAGACTGGCAATACCAAAAAGCAGAAGTGTATTATAAACAAAAAAAGTTAGCTTTAGAAGAAAATAGAAGGGATTTAAAAATTGCTAACATGAATTTATTACTAACACTAAATTTGTCTCCTTTTTCAGAAATATATTTAGAGGATGCAAATCTTTCTACAAAGAAACCCTTATTAAATTACGAAGAAGTTGTATATCAATCTCTGCTTCATAGTCAAGCTTTAGAAATACAGAATAAAATGATAGAAGTGGAAAAAGAGAAAGTAAAGATAAGTTTGAGTCGTTTTTTACCGATTGTTGGCTTGCAAGGTTTTTATGGAGAACACAGTTTTTCTTTATTGACTAGTCCACATTATTTGTTTGGAATTTTAGGAGGAGTTTTTTCTGTTTTTAATGGATTTCAGGATATTTCAGCTTATCAAAAAGCAAAGATAGAACAACAAAAGGCAATAATAAAGCGGGAACAATTGATGTTACAAACGATTGCGGAGACTACCAATGTCTATCAAAAGCTACAAAGCAGCTTAGAAGAACAAGAAATAGCACAAGGGAATCTAAAAGCAGAAAATGGGAAATTCTATCAAAAAGAAATGGAGAAAAAGGTGGGAATGATTGATGAACTTTCTTACCTACAAGCTCTACAAAGTTATGAGGAAGCAAGAAGTTTGAATGCGAAGGCAGAATATCAGTCTGCTGTTCTACAAGAAATCTTAGATATGTTAATGGAACAGGGACGTTTTGTAAAAATTCGAGAAGGTGAAAAAAATGAATAA